Proteins encoded by one window of Streptomyces uncialis:
- a CDS encoding regulator, protein MTERPPQRTPNRQLAALIAEAGFSNAGLARRVDQLGLEHGLDLRYDKTSVTRWLRGQQPRGTTPALIAEVFTRRLGRRLTAQDLGLDACAPVYAGLEFAAGPEEAVDIVSGLWRKDSGSHAELRKIAFTPAGLVVPSRDWLIGRADDKVSRGDERVPADRRDERAALAAARAGQLPERAVRGLERPGRPEGPVRAAEPGGALRIPAQGRTVPQQRQRGTERGPGHRVTAGDIAALRSVAELFRTLDNAYGGGHARQALVRYLEHEAEPMLRGVYGEQTGRRLFGAAAELTRLAGWTSYDIAAHGLAQRYFVQALRLSQAAADRAYGSYVLVTMSRQAVYLGHGREAVQLARVAQQGIGSSAPHTVQSLLHAAEARGHGVLGEVRACTASLVRAERALDAARPGDDVPHWARFFDQAQLADEFGHCYRDLQQYRAAAQHAERSLQLRAPGFARSRLFCRVVLACARLGLGELDQACQLGAEAAQQAADMRSVRALEYVRDFERRLEPYRDTAPARAYRDKVALI, encoded by the coding sequence ATGACGGAACGACCTCCGCAGCGCACACCCAACCGCCAGCTAGCCGCCCTCATCGCGGAGGCGGGGTTCTCCAACGCGGGGCTGGCCCGCCGGGTCGACCAGCTCGGTCTGGAGCATGGGCTCGATCTGCGGTACGACAAGACATCCGTGACCCGCTGGCTGCGCGGACAGCAGCCACGCGGCACCACCCCCGCGCTCATCGCGGAAGTGTTCACCCGCCGCCTCGGGCGCAGACTCACCGCCCAGGACCTCGGGCTCGACGCGTGCGCGCCCGTGTACGCGGGCCTGGAGTTCGCCGCGGGCCCCGAGGAGGCCGTCGACATCGTCAGCGGCCTGTGGCGCAAGGACTCCGGCAGCCACGCCGAACTACGCAAGATCGCCTTCACCCCGGCCGGGCTCGTCGTGCCCAGCCGTGACTGGCTCATCGGTCGCGCCGACGACAAGGTGAGCCGCGGCGACGAACGGGTCCCCGCCGACCGCCGTGACGAGCGCGCCGCGCTCGCCGCCGCACGCGCCGGGCAACTGCCCGAACGGGCCGTCCGGGGCCTGGAGCGGCCCGGCCGTCCCGAGGGTCCCGTCCGGGCCGCCGAACCGGGCGGGGCGCTCCGTATCCCCGCCCAGGGCCGCACGGTCCCGCAACAGAGACAGCGCGGCACCGAACGCGGCCCCGGCCACCGGGTCACCGCCGGGGACATCGCCGCCCTGCGGTCCGTCGCCGAACTCTTCCGCACCCTCGACAACGCCTACGGCGGCGGGCACGCCCGCCAGGCCCTCGTCCGGTACCTGGAGCACGAGGCCGAGCCGATGCTGCGCGGGGTCTACGGCGAGCAGACCGGACGGCGGCTCTTCGGCGCCGCCGCCGAGCTGACCCGGCTCGCGGGCTGGACCTCGTACGACATCGCCGCGCACGGGCTCGCCCAGCGGTACTTCGTCCAGGCCCTGCGGCTGTCGCAGGCCGCCGCGGACCGGGCCTACGGGTCGTACGTGCTGGTCACCATGAGCCGCCAGGCCGTCTACCTCGGCCACGGCCGGGAAGCCGTGCAGCTCGCCCGGGTCGCCCAGCAGGGCATCGGCTCGTCCGCGCCGCACACCGTCCAGTCGCTGCTGCACGCCGCGGAGGCCCGGGGCCACGGCGTGCTCGGTGAGGTACGGGCGTGTACGGCGTCCCTGGTACGGGCCGAGCGGGCACTCGACGCCGCCCGGCCCGGGGACGACGTACCGCACTGGGCCCGGTTCTTCGACCAGGCCCAGCTCGCCGACGAGTTCGGCCACTGCTACCGCGACCTCCAGCAGTACCGGGCCGCGGCGCAGCACGCCGAACGCTCCCTCCAGCTGCGGGCCCCCGGCTTCGCCCGGAGCCGGCTGTTCTGCCGGGTGGTGCTGGCCTGCGCCCGGCTCGGCCTCGGCGAGCTCGACCAGGCGTGCCAGCTGGGCGCCGAGGCCGCGCAGCAGGCGGCCGACATGCGGTCCGTACGGGCCCTGGAGTACGTCCGGGACTTCGAACGCAGACTGGAGCCCTACCGGGACACCGCGCCGGCCCGCGCGTACCGCGACAAGGTCGCGCTGATCTGA
- a CDS encoding TIGR01777 family oxidoreductase gives MQASRIAVAGASGLIGSALVRSLGADGHQVVRLVRRAPRGPDELRWDPLRQRIDAAGLAGCDAVVNLAGAGVADHRWTAAYKRRIRDSRVLGTVTLAEAVAALDVPPRVFVNGSAIGFYGDTGDRAVDESAPPGSGFLASLGIEWEEAAAPAEEAGVRTVFARTGLVVARQGGAWQRLFPLFKAGLGGRLGDGRHYWSFISLHDEVAALRYLLDTEELSGPVNLTAPEPLTNREITAAMGRVLRRPAVFTAPAPAVRLLLGEMATDVLTSTRAVPRKLLDSGFAFAFPGIDETLRSALH, from the coding sequence ATGCAGGCATCCCGTATCGCGGTCGCCGGAGCCTCCGGGCTGATCGGCTCCGCCCTCGTACGTTCCCTGGGCGCCGACGGACACCAGGTGGTCCGGCTGGTGCGGCGCGCGCCGCGCGGACCCGACGAGCTCCGCTGGGACCCGCTGCGCCAGCGGATCGACGCGGCCGGTCTCGCGGGCTGCGACGCCGTGGTGAACCTCGCGGGCGCGGGGGTGGCCGACCACCGCTGGACGGCGGCGTACAAACGCCGGATCCGGGACAGCCGGGTGCTCGGTACGGTCACCCTCGCGGAGGCCGTCGCGGCGCTGGACGTCCCGCCGCGGGTGTTCGTGAACGGCAGCGCGATCGGTTTCTACGGCGACACCGGTGACCGCGCGGTCGACGAGAGCGCGCCGCCCGGCTCCGGGTTCCTCGCGTCGCTGGGGATCGAGTGGGAGGAGGCCGCGGCGCCCGCCGAGGAGGCGGGGGTACGGACGGTGTTCGCCCGTACCGGGCTCGTGGTGGCCCGGCAGGGCGGGGCCTGGCAGCGGTTGTTCCCGCTGTTCAAGGCGGGGCTCGGGGGGCGGCTCGGGGACGGGCGGCACTACTGGAGCTTCATCTCGCTGCACGACGAGGTGGCCGCGTTGCGGTATCTGCTGGACACCGAGGAGCTGTCGGGCCCGGTGAACCTGACGGCGCCCGAGCCGCTGACGAACCGTGAGATCACGGCGGCGATGGGGCGGGTGCTGCGGCGTCCGGCGGTGTTCACCGCGCCGGCCCCCGCGGTGCGGTTGCTGCTCGGCGAGATGGCGACGGACGTGCTGACCAGCACCCGGGCGGTGCCCCGCAAGCTGCTGGACTCGGGGTTCGCCTTCGCGTTCCCCGGCATCGACGAGACCCTGCGGTCCGCCCTCCACTGA
- a CDS encoding GNAT family N-acetyltransferase, protein MPDRPVPSVRPARAGDEDTLARIDRDTWSTLHAVSPAPEPPYQPFFDERHAVDDHLVAELAGAVVGYVRLGSPTPLASNAHVRQIQGLAVTDGARGTGAGRALVRAAVAEAGRRGARRITLRVLGHNAPARALYESEGFTVEGVQPEEFLVGGQYVDDVLMGRSL, encoded by the coding sequence ATGCCCGATCGTCCCGTACCGTCCGTACGTCCCGCGCGCGCCGGGGACGAGGACACGCTCGCCCGTATCGACCGTGACACCTGGTCGACCCTGCACGCGGTCTCCCCCGCGCCGGAGCCCCCGTACCAGCCGTTCTTCGACGAGCGGCACGCTGTCGACGACCATCTGGTGGCCGAACTGGCGGGCGCCGTCGTCGGCTATGTCCGGCTCGGCAGCCCCACCCCGCTCGCGTCCAACGCCCATGTCCGGCAGATCCAGGGCCTCGCCGTCACCGACGGCGCGCGCGGCACCGGGGCGGGCCGCGCCCTGGTGCGGGCCGCCGTCGCGGAGGCCGGGCGGCGGGGCGCGCGGCGGATCACCCTGCGCGTCCTCGGGCACAACGCCCCCGCCCGCGCGCTGTACGAGTCGGAGGGCTTCACCGTCGAGGGCGTCCAGCCGGAGGAGTTCCTCGTCGGCGGGCAGTACGTGGACGACGTGCTGATGGGCCGCTCCCTGTGA
- a CDS encoding NAD(P)/FAD-dependent oxidoreductase: MPEHARNADVVIVGAGVAGLSAARHLVRAGIATVVLEAAGRPGGRMSTEEVDGFRLDRIARPLSTAYPELRRTPALEGLVLRPFAPGVLIRGEDRFHRIGEPRNVRRARGARSARGALRAARALAHTPRGPRAGWSPRVAGPIGGPLDQARLASALARLADTPVERLLARPEVPTAEALPARGFAPRTVDGFLRPLLSALLCDPELTTSSRCADLALHAFARGRLCLPEGGAQALPDRLAASLPPGTVRTGVRARTVSTTRVGTEEHGEIRCRAVLLATDARSAAELLPGLRVPDFHPVTVIHHAAGEPPLDEPSLVLETERRGPVAHTAVVSQVDPSRAPAGRSLITSTVLGAPPPGLERLVLAQLAELYGTSTRGWELLAVHQVPDAVPAMPAPHDPRRPVRVLSGLYVCGDHRDTSTLGGAIQSGHRAATAILTDLAPERSRPPERLAA, translated from the coding sequence GTGCCTGAGCACGCACGCAACGCGGACGTCGTCATCGTAGGGGCGGGGGTCGCCGGACTCTCGGCCGCCCGGCACCTGGTCAGGGCGGGGATCGCCACGGTGGTGCTGGAGGCCGCAGGCCGGCCCGGTGGACGGATGTCCACCGAGGAGGTCGACGGCTTCCGGCTGGACCGGATCGCCCGCCCGCTGTCCACCGCGTATCCCGAACTCCGTCGCACACCGGCCCTGGAGGGGCTGGTCCTGCGGCCGTTCGCGCCGGGGGTGCTGATCCGGGGCGAGGACAGGTTCCACCGGATCGGCGAACCGAGAAACGTCCGGCGCGCGCGGGGCGCACGGAGCGCACGCGGTGCGCTGCGGGCGGCGCGAGCCCTGGCGCACACCCCCAGGGGCCCCCGGGCGGGCTGGTCGCCCCGGGTCGCGGGCCCCATCGGGGGGCCGCTGGACCAGGCGCGGCTCGCGTCGGCGCTGGCCCGGCTCGCGGACACCCCGGTGGAGCGGCTGCTGGCCCGGCCGGAGGTGCCGACCGCCGAGGCCCTCCCGGCACGGGGGTTCGCGCCCCGGACCGTCGACGGGTTCCTGCGTCCACTGCTGTCCGCCCTGCTGTGCGATCCGGAGCTCACCACGTCCAGCCGCTGCGCGGACCTCGCGCTGCACGCGTTCGCCCGGGGGCGGCTGTGTCTGCCCGAGGGGGGCGCACAGGCCCTCCCGGACCGGCTGGCGGCCTCGCTGCCGCCGGGGACGGTGCGTACCGGGGTGCGGGCGCGGACGGTGTCCACGACGCGGGTGGGGACCGAGGAGCACGGTGAGATCCGCTGCCGCGCGGTGCTGCTGGCCACGGACGCCAGATCGGCCGCCGAACTGCTGCCGGGGCTTCGGGTGCCGGACTTCCATCCGGTGACGGTGATCCATCACGCGGCCGGGGAGCCGCCGCTGGACGAGCCCTCGCTGGTGCTGGAGACGGAACGCCGTGGTCCGGTGGCGCACACGGCGGTGGTCAGCCAGGTCGACCCGAGCCGCGCCCCGGCGGGGCGGTCCCTGATCACGTCGACGGTGCTCGGGGCGCCGCCGCCCGGTCTGGAACGGCTGGTCCTGGCGCAGCTCGCGGAGCTGTACGGCACCTCGACGCGGGGGTGGGAGCTGCTGGCCGTGCACCAGGTGCCGGACGCGGTGCCCGCGATGCCCGCGCCCCATGATCCACGGCGGCCGGTCCGGGTGCTGTCCGGGCTGTACGTCTGCGGCGACCACCGGGACACGAGCACCCTCGGTGGCGCCATCCAGTCCGGGCACCGCGCCGCGACGGCGATCCTCACGGATCTCGCCCCGGAGCGTTCCCGGCCCCCGGAGCGGCTCGCGGCCTGA
- the lipB gene encoding lipoyl(octanoyl) transferase LipB — MSELRFVRLGFGADRVEYRAAWDEQRRVHAARFADEVPDTCLLLEHPPVYTAGRRTQDSERPLDGTPVIDVDRGGKITWHGPGQLIGYPIMKLPRPVDVVAHVRRLEEALIRTCAEFGLTTTRIEGRSGVWVLGDPVERRPALGGLSLDLDPRLADDEFDPRMNGPEYAPSNAGQRREDRKVAAIGIRVAKGVTMHGFSLNVNPDNTWFDRIVPCGIRDAGVASLAGELERALTIADVLPVVERHLADVLENAELLPREVPEAPATGLRPAVASGPRHTAGAGT, encoded by the coding sequence GTGAGTGAGCTTCGGTTCGTCCGGCTGGGATTCGGCGCGGACAGGGTGGAGTACCGGGCGGCGTGGGACGAGCAGCGCCGGGTGCACGCGGCCCGGTTCGCCGACGAGGTGCCGGACACCTGCCTGCTCCTGGAGCATCCGCCGGTCTACACCGCCGGCCGCCGCACCCAGGACAGCGAGCGCCCGCTGGACGGCACACCGGTGATCGACGTGGACCGCGGCGGCAAGATCACCTGGCACGGCCCGGGGCAGCTCATCGGCTATCCGATCATGAAGCTGCCGCGTCCGGTGGACGTGGTGGCCCATGTGCGCAGGCTGGAGGAGGCGCTCATCCGCACCTGTGCGGAGTTCGGCCTGACGACCACCCGGATCGAGGGCCGCAGCGGGGTGTGGGTGCTCGGTGATCCGGTGGAGCGCCGCCCGGCGCTCGGCGGGCTCTCCCTCGACCTCGACCCCCGGCTCGCCGACGACGAGTTCGACCCCCGGATGAACGGCCCCGAGTACGCCCCGTCGAACGCGGGCCAGCGCCGCGAGGACCGCAAGGTCGCCGCGATCGGCATCCGGGTCGCCAAGGGCGTCACCATGCACGGCTTCTCGCTGAACGTGAACCCGGACAACACCTGGTTCGACCGGATCGTGCCGTGCGGCATCCGTGACGCGGGCGTGGCGTCGCTGGCGGGCGAGCTGGAGCGCGCTCTCACCATCGCGGACGTGCTGCCGGTCGTGGAGCGCCATCTCGCGGACGTCCTGGAGAACGCCGAGCTGCTGCCCCGCGAGGTGCCGGAGGCGCCCGCCACGGGACTGCGGCCCGCCGTCGCGTCCGGGCCGCGGCACACCGCGGGCGCCGGGACCTGA
- a CDS encoding SDR family oxidoreductase, with product MTDHTTPLPATGTATTPPGGPLTGRIALVAGATRGAGRAIAVELGRAGATVYATGRTTRARVSELGRATETIEGTAELVDAAAAAAHSGGAGIAVPTDHLEADRVRALLDRVERDHGRLDILVNDMWGGNPLLDFGTRMWDVDLDRGLRMLDLGVRSHIITSSVALPLLVRHSGALLIEVTDGTARTNQVSRENFYYDLAKNAPIRMAFLLAGELEDVGGTAVAVTPGFLRSEEMLDAFGLTEETWRDGIGGQQHWELSESPAYLARGIAALAADPDRHRFTGRSLDSGELAHEYGVTDTDGSRPDVWGFILKERAGEHPDPAAHRR from the coding sequence ATGACCGACCACACCACTCCGCTTCCCGCCACCGGCACCGCGACCACCCCGCCCGGCGGGCCCCTGACCGGCCGGATCGCCCTGGTCGCCGGGGCCACCCGGGGCGCCGGACGCGCCATCGCCGTGGAACTCGGCCGCGCCGGAGCCACCGTCTACGCCACCGGACGTACCACCCGCGCGCGGGTCAGCGAACTGGGACGCGCCACGGAGACCATCGAGGGCACGGCGGAACTCGTCGACGCGGCGGCGGCCGCCGCGCACTCCGGCGGCGCCGGGATCGCCGTCCCGACCGACCATCTGGAGGCCGACCGGGTACGCGCCCTGCTCGACCGGGTGGAACGCGACCACGGACGGCTCGACATCCTCGTCAACGACATGTGGGGCGGAAACCCGCTCCTCGACTTCGGCACCCGGATGTGGGACGTCGACCTCGACCGGGGCCTGCGGATGCTCGACCTCGGGGTCCGCAGCCACATCATCACCAGCAGTGTCGCGCTGCCCCTGCTGGTACGGCACTCTGGCGCCCTGCTCATCGAGGTCACCGACGGCACCGCCCGCACCAACCAGGTCTCCCGGGAGAACTTCTACTACGACCTCGCCAAGAACGCCCCCATCCGGATGGCCTTCCTGCTCGCCGGGGAACTGGAGGACGTCGGCGGCACCGCCGTCGCCGTCACCCCCGGCTTCCTGCGCTCCGAGGAGATGCTCGACGCCTTCGGCCTGACCGAGGAGACCTGGCGGGACGGCATCGGCGGGCAACAGCACTGGGAACTGTCCGAGTCACCGGCCTACCTCGCCCGGGGGATCGCCGCCCTCGCCGCCGACCCGGACCGGCACCGCTTCACCGGACGGTCCCTCGACAGCGGCGAACTCGCCCACGAGTACGGCGTCACCGACACGGACGGCAGCCGCCCGGACGTCTGGGGCTTCATCCTCAAGGAGCGGGCGGGCGAGCACCCCGATCCGGCGGCCCACCGCCGCTGA
- the lipA gene encoding lipoyl synthase: MSAVAPDGRKMLRLEVRNSQTPIERKPEWIKTRAKMGPEYTKMQKLVKSEGLHTVCQEAGCPNIYECWEDREATFLIGGDQCTRRCDFCNIDTGKPQALDRDEPRRVGESVVTMDLNYATITGVARDDLADGGAWLYAETVRQIHAMTAERPEGRTKVELLIPDFNAEPDALAEVFSTRTEVLAHNVETVPRIFKRIRPGFRYERSLKVISEARAAGLVTKSNLILGMGETREEISEALRELHDAGCELITITQYLRPTVRHHPVERWVKPHEFVELKAEAEEIGFSGVMSGPLVRSSYRAGRLYKMAVEKRGAYVASQAV, translated from the coding sequence GTGTCCGCAGTCGCACCCGACGGACGCAAGATGCTGCGCCTGGAGGTCCGCAACAGCCAGACCCCCATCGAGCGCAAGCCCGAGTGGATCAAGACCCGGGCTAAAATGGGCCCCGAGTACACGAAGATGCAGAAGCTCGTCAAAAGCGAGGGACTGCACACGGTGTGCCAGGAAGCCGGTTGTCCCAACATCTACGAATGCTGGGAGGACCGCGAGGCGACGTTCCTCATCGGCGGCGACCAGTGCACCCGGCGTTGCGACTTCTGCAACATCGACACCGGTAAGCCCCAGGCCCTCGACCGTGACGAGCCGCGCCGCGTCGGCGAGTCCGTCGTCACGATGGACCTGAACTACGCCACGATCACCGGCGTCGCCCGCGACGACCTGGCCGACGGCGGCGCCTGGCTGTACGCGGAGACCGTCCGCCAGATCCACGCCATGACCGCGGAGCGCCCCGAGGGCCGCACCAAGGTCGAGCTGCTGATCCCGGACTTCAACGCCGAGCCGGACGCGCTCGCCGAGGTGTTCTCCACCCGTACCGAGGTGCTCGCGCACAACGTCGAGACGGTGCCGCGGATCTTCAAGCGCATCCGCCCCGGTTTCCGCTACGAGCGCTCCCTGAAGGTGATCTCCGAGGCCCGCGCGGCCGGGCTGGTCACCAAGTCGAACCTGATCCTCGGCATGGGCGAGACCCGTGAGGAGATCAGCGAGGCGCTGCGCGAGCTGCACGACGCGGGCTGCGAGCTGATCACCATCACCCAGTACCTGCGGCCGACGGTCCGCCACCACCCGGTCGAGCGCTGGGTGAAGCCGCACGAGTTCGTGGAGCTGAAGGCGGAGGCCGAGGAGATCGGCTTCTCCGGTGTGATGTCGGGCCCGCTCGTCCGGTCCTCGTACCGCGCCGGACGGCTGTACAAGATGGCCGTGGAGAAGCGCGGCGCGTACGTCGCCTCCCAGGCGGTCTGA
- a CDS encoding DUF4240 domain-containing protein, with the protein MDETEFWELIDSTREAAGPDPDDQADALVERLLGLDPESVLDFSRHFEARYNRAYRWDLWGAAWVLLDGVSDDAFDFFRCWLIGQGREVFEGALHSPDDLAGLLDDFDPAVDGDAEELGYAADEAYEQLTGSAAPDLGLPPPPREPEGSPLDFEDDAVLASYYPRLWDRFGQSDI; encoded by the coding sequence ATGGACGAGACGGAGTTCTGGGAGCTGATCGACAGCACCCGCGAGGCCGCCGGGCCGGACCCCGACGACCAGGCCGACGCGCTGGTCGAGCGGCTGCTGGGGCTGGACCCCGAGTCCGTCCTGGACTTCTCCCGGCATTTCGAGGCCCGCTACAACCGGGCGTACCGCTGGGATCTGTGGGGCGCCGCGTGGGTGCTGCTGGACGGGGTCAGCGACGACGCGTTCGACTTCTTCCGCTGCTGGCTGATCGGCCAGGGCCGGGAGGTCTTCGAGGGCGCCCTGCACTCCCCCGACGACCTGGCCGGGCTGCTGGACGACTTCGACCCGGCGGTGGACGGCGACGCGGAGGAGCTGGGGTACGCGGCGGACGAGGCGTACGAGCAGCTGACCGGTTCGGCCGCGCCGGACCTGGGGCTGCCGCCCCCGCCGCGGGAGCCGGAGGGCAGTCCGCTGGACTTCGAGGACGACGCCGTCCTCGCGAGCTACTACCCCCGGCTGTGGGACCGCTTCGGCCAGTCGGACATCTGA
- a CDS encoding SCO2195 family GlnR-regulated protein, whose amino-acid sequence MQAAPPVRATARPSVTTALRAVESLLMSGGQRTARRNAWTSVLEDRRRAKDRSEAELALQDSPHTARTS is encoded by the coding sequence ATGCAGGCCGCGCCGCCCGTCCGCGCCACCGCCCGCCCGTCCGTCACGACCGCGCTGCGCGCCGTCGAGTCGCTGCTGATGAGCGGGGGCCAGCGCACCGCCCGCCGCAACGCCTGGACCTCGGTCCTGGAGGACCGCCGCCGGGCCAAGGACCGCAGCGAGGCCGAGCTCGCGCTCCAGGACTCTCCCCACACCGCCCGCACCTCCTGA
- a CDS encoding helix-turn-helix transcriptional regulator produces MRAARLIRMVLLLQARASMTAAELARELEVSERTVTRDAQALSEAGVPVYADRGRVGGYRLVGGYRTRLTGLDRGEAEALFLSGVPGALREMGLEDAASAARLKVSAALMPSLRGASRTAAQRFHLDAPGWFHAPKAPALLPAVADAVWDDRRITARYRQGGGVSPGSGEGEDARPAEVERVLEPYGLVLKAGVWYLCARADTGAYRVYRIDRFTAVAAGAERFDRDGEFDLPGFWAERGAQFARALLRTSAVVRLSAEGARLLRHAVGAAAAGEALAEPGEPDARGRVTVTVPVESDEVAYSQLLMLGPEAEVLAPPALRRRFTDATERMARHYR; encoded by the coding sequence ATGCGGGCTGCGCGGTTGATCAGGATGGTGCTGCTGCTCCAGGCGCGGGCGTCGATGACGGCGGCCGAGCTGGCGCGGGAGCTGGAGGTGTCCGAGCGGACCGTCACCCGGGACGCACAGGCCCTCTCCGAGGCCGGGGTGCCGGTGTACGCGGACCGGGGGCGCGTGGGCGGCTACCGGCTCGTGGGCGGCTACCGCACCCGGCTGACGGGCCTGGACCGGGGCGAGGCGGAGGCGCTGTTCCTGTCGGGGGTGCCGGGTGCCCTGCGGGAGATGGGGCTGGAGGACGCGGCGTCGGCGGCCCGGCTGAAGGTGTCGGCCGCGCTGATGCCGTCGTTGCGCGGCGCGTCCCGTACGGCCGCGCAGCGGTTCCATCTGGACGCCCCGGGCTGGTTCCACGCGCCGAAGGCCCCGGCGCTGCTGCCCGCGGTCGCGGACGCCGTCTGGGACGACCGCCGGATCACCGCCCGCTACCGCCAGGGCGGCGGCGTCTCCCCGGGGAGCGGCGAGGGGGAGGACGCGCGCCCCGCCGAGGTGGAGCGGGTGCTGGAGCCGTACGGGCTGGTCCTGAAGGCGGGTGTCTGGTACCTGTGCGCCCGGGCGGACACGGGGGCGTACCGGGTCTACCGGATCGACCGGTTCACGGCGGTGGCGGCCGGGGCGGAGCGGTTCGACCGGGACGGGGAGTTCGATCTGCCGGGGTTCTGGGCCGAGCGGGGCGCGCAGTTCGCGCGGGCCCTGCTGCGTACGTCGGCGGTCGTCCGGCTGTCGGCGGAGGGGGCGCGGCTGCTGCGGCACGCGGTGGGCGCGGCTGCGGCCGGGGAGGCGCTGGCGGAGCCCGGGGAGCCGGACGCGCGGGGCCGGGTGACGGTCACGGTGCCCGTGGAGTCGGACGAGGTGGCGTACAGCCAGCTGCTGATGCTGGGGCCGGAGGCGGAGGTGCTCGCGCCGCCCGCGCTGCGGCGCCGGTTCACGGACGCGACGGAGCGGATGGCGCGCCACTACCGCTGA